In the Leptospira sp. WS4.C2 genome, one interval contains:
- a CDS encoding DMT family transporter translates to MTKIRLILLTSFSLVAFAANSIFCRLALKGTNIDAASFTSIRLFSGAISLSFLTYATQKKMIISGNWISAFMLFLYAACFSFAYIGLPAATGALLLFGAVQITMIGYGFQIGETLDITKICGIILAFAGLIYLLMPGIKSPSLLSSIFMITAGVAWGIYSLRGTKSNNPTATTSGNFIRAIPFSIVLNIFMFDNCNLDIDGILLAVLSGVLASGAGYAIWYSVLPIIKSTNASVLQLIVPVLASLGGVIIIDEPLTLRIIIASIMILLGISIVLLGKLNSKTNT, encoded by the coding sequence ATGACTAAAATTCGTTTAATTCTCCTTACATCGTTTTCATTGGTCGCTTTTGCAGCAAATTCAATTTTCTGTCGATTAGCTCTCAAAGGCACCAACATTGATGCTGCTTCTTTTACCAGTATAAGATTATTTTCTGGAGCTATTTCTCTTTCCTTTTTAACTTACGCAACACAGAAAAAAATGATAATTTCAGGAAACTGGATTTCCGCTTTTATGTTATTCCTTTATGCAGCTTGTTTTTCTTTTGCTTATATAGGTTTACCTGCTGCTACTGGGGCACTTCTTTTGTTTGGAGCTGTACAAATTACTATGATTGGTTACGGATTCCAAATCGGTGAAACCTTAGATATTACAAAAATTTGCGGAATTATACTGGCATTTGCTGGCCTTATTTACTTACTTATGCCTGGAATTAAATCACCTTCTTTGCTTAGCTCTATATTTATGATTACAGCTGGTGTTGCTTGGGGAATATATTCTCTACGTGGAACCAAATCAAATAACCCAACGGCTACCACTTCAGGAAACTTTATTAGAGCTATTCCTTTTTCAATTGTACTAAATATATTTATGTTTGATAATTGTAATCTTGATATTGATGGAATTCTACTAGCTGTTTTATCAGGGGTTCTTGCTTCTGGTGCAGGATACGCAATCTGGTATTCTGTATTGCCAATTATAAAATCTACAAACGCTTCTGTATTACAATTAATTGTACCAGTTCTTGCATCCTTAGGTGGAGTTATTATAATTGATGAACCTTTAACATTAAGAATCATTATTGCATCCATCATGATACTTTTAGGTATATCCATTGTATTACTAGGAAAATTGAATTCAAAAACTAATACATAA
- a CDS encoding SH3 domain-containing protein, whose translation MKTKRTVQTRKYNILFTILVILGSLNLNSEPKNNQIIKLTKIRYVNTINGSLRLRSMPNIDSKIIAQIPNQKEVEILKFDDSEVILNNITGKWVKVKYNGFEGWVFDGYLIKIYNFYPEDESMYFQCNSEDSYLNKFKRLEKRKNLKIDKQNSETKKYEDSYEENITSMTTVYLGGAYSTVVFPDKSIKDVFEFYKECDPKLKFVDYDEKNNQFQIEFRSESFSSESYKFEYKNNKTFVLTGGQA comes from the coding sequence ATGAAAACTAAACGAACTGTACAGACTAGAAAATACAATATTCTTTTTACTATCTTAGTTATTTTAGGATCGTTGAATTTAAACTCCGAACCGAAAAATAATCAAATAATAAAATTAACAAAAATTCGCTATGTAAATACTATAAACGGAAGTTTGAGATTAAGATCAATGCCAAATATCGATTCTAAAATCATTGCACAAATACCGAATCAAAAGGAAGTAGAAATTTTAAAATTTGATGATAGTGAAGTAATCTTAAATAATATAACAGGTAAATGGGTAAAAGTAAAATACAATGGTTTTGAAGGTTGGGTTTTCGACGGATACTTAATAAAAATCTATAATTTTTATCCGGAAGATGAATCAATGTATTTTCAATGTAATTCTGAAGATTCATATTTAAATAAGTTTAAACGATTAGAAAAAAGAAAAAACCTAAAAATCGATAAACAAAATTCAGAAACAAAAAAATATGAAGATTCTTATGAAGAAAACATCACTTCAATGACGACTGTATATCTTGGAGGAGCTTACTCTACAGTAGTATTCCCTGACAAAAGCATTAAAGATGTATTTGAATTTTACAAAGAATGTGATCCTAAATTAAAATTTGTAGATTACGATGAAAAAAATAATCAATTCCAAATAGAATTTAGATCAGAAAGCTTTTCGTCTGAGTCCTATAAATTTGAATATAAAAATAATAAAACTTTCGTTTTAACCGGCGGCCAAGCTTAA